A window of Cucurbita pepo subsp. pepo cultivar mu-cu-16 chromosome LG06, ASM280686v2, whole genome shotgun sequence contains these coding sequences:
- the LOC111796691 gene encoding mannan endo-1,4-beta-mannosidase 7-like: MLWSYVFVVLLPLVLRAEADDGFVTTKGHQLILNGSPFYANGFNAYWLMSFASDPSLRPKVSLAYQQAVNHSLAIGRTMAFNDGGSNPLQISPGQYNEKMFQGLDFVVAEARKYGIKLILSLVNNFANLGGRKQYVEWARNQGQSISSEDDFYTNSVVKGFYKNHVKTVLTRINTITGVAYKDDSTIMAWELMNEPRCLSDRSGNTVQAWIKEMGAYLKSIDGKHLLEVGLEGFYNQARYQGNPNFQVGTDFIANNQIPEIDFATVHSYPDEWLSGSSFEDQLSFLNTWLNEHTQDAQNVLHKPVLFAEFGKSKKDGGADKRDRLYHAIYSAVYSSAKGGGAATGAVFWQLLLEGMGSYGDGYEVVFSEDPSTANLISQESAKMIKIRKKHANLRNIRHKGRP, from the exons ATGCTTTGGAGTTACGTTTTCGTTGTTCTTCTACCGCTTGTGCTTCGAGCAGAAGCAGATGATGGGTTTGTGACGACCAAAGGGCATCAGCTTATTCTGAATGGAAGCCCATTTTACGCCAATGGGTTCAATGCCTACTGGTTAATGTCCTTCGCCTCGGACCCATCACTGAGACCCAAAGTGTCCTTAGCTTATCAACAAGCCGTCAATCATAGCCTCGCCATTGGAAGAACGATGGCCTTCAACGATGGCGGAAGTAACCCTCTGCAGATCTCTCCTGGGCAATACAATGAGAAGATGTTTCAG GGGTTGGATTTTGTGGTAGCGGAGGCAAGAAAATATGGGATTAAATTGATCTTGAGTTTGGTGAACAACTTCGCAAATTTGGGAGGGAGAAAACAGTACGTGGAGTGGGCCAGAAATCAGGGACAGTCCATTTCATCCGAGGATGATTTCTACACTAACTCTGTTGTGAAAGGCTTCTACAAGAACCATGTTAAG ACCGTTTTGACAAGAATCAACACCATAACTGGAGTGGCTTACAAGGATGATTCAACTATAATGGCTTGGGAACTCATGAATGAACCTAGGTGCCTTTCAGATCGTTCCGGAAATACCGTC CAGGCATGGATTAAAGAAATGGGCGCATACTTGAAATCAATTGATGGGAAACACCTCTTAGAAGTTGGTTTGGAAGGATTCTATAACCAAGCAAGGTATCAAGGGAATCCTAACTTCCAAGTGGGAACCGATTTCATTGCAAACAATCAGATACCCGAAATCGACTTTGCCACAGTCCACTCGTATCCTGACGAATG GTTATCTGGTTCAAGTTTTGAGGATCAGCTCTCATTCCTGAACACTTGGCTCAATGAACACACCCAAGATGCACAGAACGTTCTCCACAAGCCAGTTCTCTTTGCTGAGTTTGGAAAGTCTAAAAAGGACGGTGGCGCTGATAAAAGGGACCGACTTTACCATGCTATTTACTCAGCTGTGTATTCATCCGCTAAGGGCGGCGGAGCAGCTACGGGTGCAGTGTTCTGGCAACTTCTACTTGAAGGGATGGGTTCTTATGGGGATGGGTATGAAGTGGTATTTAGTGAGGACCCCTCCACTGCTAATTTGATATCTCAGGAGTCTGCAAAGATGATCAAAATAAGGAAGAAGCATGCCAACCTCAGAAACATAAGACACAAGGGGAGGCCTTAA
- the LOC111797474 gene encoding ornithine carbamoyltransferase, chloroplastic-like — protein sequence MAAICSHSTLRSDKNSLPTHFYSARSLRRSVKFFGELSGFSVAYPRRFPAGFPSISCQSSATYPPSVVSQVKAEKKDFLHLSDFDKSTLLKILDRAVEVKARLKSGDRTFLPFKGKTMAMIFAKPSMRTRVSFETGFFLLGGHAIYLGPDTIQMGKREETRDIARVLSRYNDVIMARVFGHQDILDLAKYATVPVINGLSDYNHPCQVMADALTMIEHIGKLEGTKVVYVGDGNNMVHSWLLLASVIPFHFVCACPKGFEPDKHTVDKARQAGVSKIEITNDPKEAVKGADVVYSDVWASMGQKEEAEYRRQAFQGFQVNEELMNLAGSKAYFMHCLPAERGVEVTDEVIEAPNSIVFPQAENRMHAQNAIMLHVLGL from the exons ATGGCGGCGATTTGCTCTCATTCCACCCTTCGATCAGATAAAAACTCACTTCCTACTCACTTCTACTCCGCTAGGTCTCTTCGCCGATCGGTAAAGTTTTTCGGCGAGCTTTCAGGTTTCTCTGTGGCTTATCCGCGTAGGTTTCCTGCTggttttccttcaatttcttgCCAGAGCTCTGCGACTTACCCTCCTTCCGTTGTATCGCAAG TGAAAGCCGAGAAGAAGGATTTCCTTCACCTTAGTGATTTTGATAAATCCACCCTGTTGAAGATCTTAGACCGTGCAGTTGAAGTTAAGGCGCGACTAAAATCTGGTGATAGGACATTTCTCCCCTTTAAAGGGAAGACAATGGCTATGATCTTTGCAAAACCATCCATGAGAACCAGAGTCTCATTTGAGACTGGCTTCTTCTTGCTAGGAGGCCATGCTATATATTTAGGGCCCGACACCATCCAAATgggaaaaagagaggaaaCTAGGGATATTGCTCGTGTTTTGTCTCGCTATAATGATGTTATCATGGCCCGAGTTTTTGGTCATCAG GATATTCTTGATTTAGCTAAATATGCCACCGTGCCTGTAATTAATGGCCTGTCGGATTACAACCATCCTTGTCAAGTAATGGCTGATGCACTCACTATGATTGAACACATTGGCAAGTTAGAAGGAACTAAG gtTGTGTATGTTGGAGATGGAAATAACATGGTGCACTCGTGGTTGTTGTTGGCATCAGTTATACCCTTCCACTTTGTTTGCGCCTGTCCTAAAGGTTTTGAGCCTGATAAGCATACGGTTGACAAGGCCCGGCAAGCTGGAGTTAGCAAGATTGAGATTACCAATGATCCCAAGGAAGCAGTGAAAGGTGCTGACGTTGTGTACTCGGATGTCTGGGCCAGCATGGGACAGAAAGAGGAGGCTGAATATCGACGTCAAGCGTTTCAAGGTTTCCAG GTTAATGAAGAGCTCATGAACTTAGCAGGTTCAAAGGCTTACTTCATGCATTGCCTACCAGCCGAAAGAGGCGTAGAGGTAACAGATGAGGTAATTGAGGCTCCCAACTCCATTGTCTTTCCACAAGCTGAGAATCGAATGCACGCACAGAATGCTATAATGCTTCATGTTCTTGGCTTGTGA
- the LOC111797529 gene encoding tubby-like F-box protein 5 — MPLRGIVREQSEIREGSENSSRKVREGVQMRHLGKSHIVPEQPSSSSFPVPIDQSRWASLPPELLLDIIQRVEASETSWPSRRDVVACASVCRSWRMITKEVVRTPEQCGWITFPISLKQPGPRDTPIQCFIKRERATSTFRLYLGLSPALSGNLSKLLLTAKRFRRAMSTEFIVSLVPDDFSRASNNYIGKLRSNFLGTKFSIYDSQPPHDPKLRTSRSKRRIHLKQVSPSKTPTNYTVAAVAYELNVLRTRGPRRMRCTMHSIPVAAVEEGGTAPTPTEFKDCINEHHSSTSICEGKKPIIESPKPQESMSPLVLKNKAPRWHEQLQCWCLNFKGRVTVASVKNFQLVAAVETSENVSAAEQERVILQFGKIGKDIFTMDYRYPLSAFHAFAICLSSFDTKPACE; from the exons ATGCCTCTGAGAGGCATAGTTCGTGAGCAGAGTGAAATACGAGAAGGCAGTGAGAATTCTTCGAGAAAAGTGAGGGAGGGAGTTCAAATGCGTCATCTCGGGAAGTCGCATATTGTCCCGGAGcagccttcttcttcatcttttccGGTTCCGATCGACCAGAGCCGCTGGGCGAGTTTACCTCCGGAGCTTCTTCTAGACATAATTCAACGAGTGGAAGCGAGTGAAACCTCTTGGCCTTCCCGCCGGGATGTTGTTGCCTGTGCTTCAGTTTGCAGGTCATGGCGGATGATTACAAAGGAAGTCGTAAGGACTCCCGAACAGTGTGGGTGGATCACTTTCCCAATTTCTCTGAAGCAG CCGGGACCAAGAGACACTCCGATCCAGTGCTTCATCAAGAGAGAAAGGGCAACGTCAACGTTTCGACTTTATCTCGGGCTAAGCCCTG CCCTGTCGGGTAATCTAAGTAAACTCTTGCTTACTGCAAAAAGATTTCGACGAGCCATGAGTACAGAGTTCATTGTATCATTAGTTCCAGACGACTTCTCTCGAGCAAGCAACAATTACATTGGAAAGTTGAG GTCAAATTTTCTGGGGACCAAGTTTTCAATTTATGACAGTCAGCCTCCACATGACCCAAAACTGCGAACCAGTAGATCAAAGCGAAGAATCCATTTGAAACAGGTTTCTCCAAGTAAAACTCCGACGAACTATACAGTCGCTGCCGTAGCTTACGAGCTGAACGTCCTCCGCACGAGAGGCCCGAGACGAATGAGGTGCACCATGCATTCAATACCTGTTGCAGCCGTGGAGGAGGGTGGCACTGCCCCAACTCCCACGGAGTTTAAAGACTGTATCAATGAGCATCATTCATCGACATCGATTTGCGAAGGTAAGAAGCCGATAATCGAGTCTCCGAAGCCTCAAGAATCAATGTCTCCATTGGTATTGAAGAACAAAGCTCCGAGATGGCACGAACAGCTTCAGTGCTGGTGCCTCAATTTCAAAGGGCGCGTCACGGTAGCCTCAGTGAAAAACTTTCAGCTGGTTGCTGCTGTGGAGACAAGTGAAAATGTGTCTGCAGCTGAACAAGAGCGAGTGATTTTGCAGTTTGGTAAGATTGGGAAGGATATTTTTACGATGGATTATCGGTATCCTCTCTCAGCTTTCCATGCCTTTGCAATTTGCCTTagtagctttgataccaagcCAGCCTGTGAATGA
- the LOC111797309 gene encoding uncharacterized protein LOC111797309, translating into MITHSSHFFTLIISITFLTQNHQDSHGKGCAHLRTFAPDLTLVFILSSPVFHQFFVYVQWKKKEEIAMDFDLLNNPHPHPLFFIEEGKNDEVVFCTRCRRILHPPAFSCSDSACNFHIHQSCIDLPPQIHNHFHPQHPLSRSTNNHICNACWQMPSGDVYLCRSCGFQIDVKCAIADTKASGVRQTSDNEFRHFSHPHTLTLQREQNIATNEIVCVVCGLLIKSGSSYYFCSICDAHFHQQCAELPREMLNSDFHEHPLFLLADVSHTQTICNSCKNDCGEFIYNCSPCKFNLHVACLQSFNHKHTFTKFRNQIQFVCRACGEKGNGFSWYCTICHLSVHKECAELPLTLRTFGHRLHDLSLTYFRDGIDFVGNKMDCKICGEEIKAKYAAYGCYKCKYFVHLDCARKQRVDSNFTVDDLDSSDDENAKIEVSGSEIQHFIHHHRLAFVTEEQLRQDRVCDGCMKRLSGPSYGCEECGFFAHKECLEFPRKKRNFLHQHRLNLISIPNFVFQCKACLKHFNGFAYHCKTCLSTFDTRCALIKIPFEHPGHQHPLSLDRSNDDHICEGCKEGVKNKMAFRCVDCNFHLDAGCATLPLGVRYRFDPHPLDLTFVEDEEEEYCCDICEEEREPGPWFYSCQRCSFAAHLDCAVGMFPYVKLKKHEAHKHTLKLGMKAKEEDCVACGESCAEELAYECISDCKFKVHAIGLCYHRQVVQGSLAFTNRSFSSRGIGLHQHTIQNGRIHRTIGPYGGGGGSAWNEKVFTKIRAFGINHQELIYSIQIQYEKDGKLTWSTMHGTDGGSRSEVVFDQDEHLVSIRGYYSDLSKWRIALVVIRSLTLETNKKSHGPFGVEEGTKFSFPTGIKLVGLHGRSGSFLDAIGPYAIAKE; encoded by the exons ATGATTACTCATTCTTCACATTTCTTCACTCTGATTATCAGCATCACATTCCTAACCCAAAACCATCAAGATTCTCATGGCAAAGGATGCGCACATCTCCGTACTTTCGCTCCCGATCTCACTCTTGTCTTCATCCTCAGTTCCCCAGTTTTCCATCAATTTTTCG TTTATGTACAgtggaagaaaaaggaggagaTCGCTATGGATTTTGACCTTCTGAACAATCCCCATCCGCACCCTTTGTTCTTCATCGAAGAGGGGAAGAATGATGAAGTGGTTTTCTGCACCAGATGCCGTCGAATATTGCATCCGCCGGCGTTCAGCTGCTCCGATTCAGCCTGTAACTTCCATATCCATCAATCTTGCATCGACCTTCCTCCGCAAATCCACAACCACTTCCACCCCCAACATCCTCTTTCTCGATCCACCAACAACCACATCTGTAATGCCTGTTGGCAAATGCCGTCGGGCGATGTTTATCTGTGTCGCAGCTGCGGTTTTCAGATTGACGTCAAATGCGCCATCGCCGACACCAAAGCCAGCGGTGTACGGCAGACGTCCGATAACGAGTTTCGACATTTCAGCCATCCCCATACGTTAACCCTTCAGCGAGAACAAAACATAGCAAccaatgaaattgtttgtgTTGTCTGTGGATTGCTTATAAAATCAGGTTCTTCTTATTACTTTTGCTCTATTTGTGACGCCCATTTTCATCAACAATGTGCCGAGCTGCCGCGCGAGATGCTAAACTCTGATTTTCACGAACACCCTTTATTTCTTCTTGCCGATGTTAGCCATACCCAAACCATCTGTAATAGTTGCAAAAATGACTGCGGAGAGTTCATCTATAACTGTTCCCCATGCAAATTCAACCTACATGTCGCTTGCTTACAATCTTTCAATCATAAACACACCTTCACCAAATTTAGGAATCAGATACAGTTTGTTTGTCGAGCATGTGGTGAGAAAGGAAATGGATTCTCATGGTATTGCACCATTTGCCATCTTTCGGTTCATAAAGAATGTGCTGAATTGCCGTTAACTTTGAGGACATTTGGACACCGCCTTCATGATCTTAGCCTCACCTATTTTCGTGATGGGATTGATTTTGTAGGCAACAAGATGGATTGTAAGATTTGTGGGGAAGAAATAAAGGCCAAATATGCTGCATATGGTTGCTACAAATGCAAGTACTTTGTCCATTTGGATTGTGCTCGAAAGCAACGCGTTGACTCTAACTTCACTGTGGATGATCTTGATTCTTCCGATGATGAAAACGCCAAGATTGAGGTTTCCGGCTCTGAGATTCAACatttcattcatcatcatCGTTTAGCCTTTGTCACTGAGGAGCAACTCAGGCAGGACAGAGTTTGTGATGGGTGTATGAAGCGCCTTTCAGGTCCATCTTACGGCTGCGAGGAGTGTGGTTTCTTTGCCCACAAAGAATGTCTTGAATTTcctagaaagaaaaggaacttCCTCCACCAACATAGGCTGAATCTCATCTCAATCCCAAATTTCGTCTTCCAATGCAAAGCTTGTCTCAAACATTTCAATGGCTTTGCCTACCACTGCAAAACATGTCTCTCCACATTTGACACCCGATGCGCCTTGATCAAGATCCCATTTGAACACCCTGGTCACCAACACCCCTTATCTCTTGACCGCTCAAACGATGACCACATATGTGAAGGTTGTAAGGAGGGGGTGAAGAACAAGATGGCGTTTCGATGTGTCGACTGCAACTTCCATTTGGATGCAGGATGTGCGACACTGCCACTTGGAGTAAGATACAGATTTGATCCACATCCTTTAGACCTGACATTTGttgaggatgaagaagaagagtattGCTGTGATATCTGTGAGGAAGAAAGAGAGCCGGGGCCGTGGTTCTATAGCTGCCAAAGGTGCAGTTTTGCTGCACATTTGGATTGTGCTGTTGGCATGTTTCCTTACGTGAAGTTAAAGAAGCATGAAGCTCATAAGCACACGCTGAAACTTGGGATGAAAGCGAAGGAAGAGGATTGTGTGGCTTGTGGTGAATCATGTGCTGAGGAGTTGGCCTATGAATGCATTTCCGATTGCAAGTTCAAGGTGCACGCCATTGGGCTGTGTTACCACAGGCAGGTAGTGCAGGGGAGCCTGGCTTTCACCAACCGTTCTTTTTCCTCTCGTGGAATTGGACTCCACCAACACACTATTCAAAA CGGGCGCATTCATAGAACGATTGGGCCGtatggaggtggaggtggaaGTGCTTGGAACGAAAAAGTTTTCACAAAGATCAGAGCATTCGGTATTAATCATCAAGAATTGATCTACTCCATTCAAATTCAGTATGAGAAGGATGGGAAGTTGACATGGTCGACAATGCACGGCACAGATGGCGGTTCAAGATCTGAG GTTGTTTTTGATCAAGATGAACATCTCGTCTCAATTCGTGGCTATTATAGTGACTTAAGTAAATGGAGAATTGCACTCGTTGTTATCCGATCACTGACAttggaaacaaataaaaaaagtcaTGGGCCGTTTGGTGTTGAAGAGGGAACCAAATTTTCGTTCCCAACGGGAATAAAGCTCGTTGGCCTCCACGGTAGGTCTGGTTCGTTTCTTGATGCCATAGGACCCTACGCCATTGCAAAAGAGTAG
- the LOC111797369 gene encoding jacalin-related lectin 4-like, whose translation MKDEEGCPDTTVKIEILGSKEGGGPWDDGAYSTIRRLLIYHGQWICSLHVEYDKNGHSIWGSKHGGNEGSLSEVMLDYPYEYLISISGYFGYIGHLGIAADVIRSLTLQTNRKTHGPFGMEEGTKFSFPIMGAKIVGLHGRCGWFLDAIGLYIQPIPRIQLKNYSLGPFGGKAGHPWEYVFRSIRRFVVNHEQWIHSIQFEYEDKNGKLVWSKKHGDRDGSSKSEVVLESPDEHFVSIHGYYSHIRAMGDPATVIRSLTFATNRRTYGPFGAEDGTRFSFPIMGTNIVGVNGRSGWYLDAIGLYLGTTQKTKAEMEPAASPAPEIQEVPSKLRQYGGEGGDGWEDMFRSMRRLVVRHGLWIDSIQFEYEDDNGNIVWSRKHGGDGGSPSEVVLGFPGEHLVSIHGYYSDLLSWGLGITVIRSLTLETNKKTYGPFGVEDGSKFSYPTVGSKVVGFHGRSGWYLDAIGLHVVSIQEYFLLQEDKGSWNPAASNTWDDGVYSTIRRIVVYEREWICSIQIEYDQNGESFWSPKHGEDEGSKSEVVIDYPDEYLISIYGYYGCIHNWGNDVTVIRSLTLETNIRSYGPFGVEEGNKFSFPVTGSKIVGFHGKSARYLNAIGVHVQTIQKIGLQPESQPKHLNLGQYGGKGGDPWEETFQTIRRLVIYHGLWIDSIQMEYEDENQKLMWSKKHGGDGGFRSEVVLELDEHLVLVNGYYSDLHKWGIAATVIRSFTLKTNKRTYGPFGIEDGTKFSFPFTGLKIVGIHGRSSSCLDAIGVSVHTTQTQIKGLGAEKFSLGECGGEGGEPWEVGFRRIRQLVISHGQWIDSIQMEFEDENGELVWSEKHGGDGGSESEVVLDFPDEELVTIHGYYDDLQYWGLDATVIRSLTLETNKRTYGPFGVENGTKFSFPTVGVKIVGVHGRSGLYLDAIGLLALSIQDY comes from the exons ATG AAAGACGAAGAGGGTTGCCCGGATACGACGGTGAAGATTGAAATTCTTGGAAGCAAGGAAGGTGGTGGACCTTGGGATGATGGGGCCTATTCCACCATCAGACGGCTTCTAATTTATCACGGACAGTGGATCTGTTCTCTTCATGTTGAGTATGATAAGAATGGCCATTCAATTTGGGGTTCCAAGCATGGCGGGAACGAAGGTTCCCTTTCTGAG GTTATGTTAGATTACCCATATGAGTATCTAATTTCAATTAGTGGTTACTTCGGCTACATAGGCCATTTGGGAATTGCAGCAGATGTGATTCGTTCCTTGACTCTccaaacaaatagaaaaactcATGGACCATTTGGCATGGAAGAGGGAACCAAATTTTCATTCCCAATTATGGGGGCCAAGATTGTTGGTTTACATGGCAGATGTGGTTGGTTCCTCGATGCAATTGGACTCTACATACAGCCAATTCCAAG AATCCAACTCAAGAACTACAGCCTGGGACCTTTTGGAGGCAAAGCTGGGCATCCATGGGAGTACGTTTTTCGGTCGATCAGACGGTTTGTAGTTAATCATGAACAATGGATCCACTCCATTCAATTTGAGTATGAGGATAAGAATGGAAAGTTGGTATGGTCCAAGAAGCATGGTGACAGAGATGGAAGTTCCAAATCAGAG GTGGTGCTAGAATCTCCAGATGAGCATTTTGTTTCTATTCATGGCTACTACAGCCACATACGTGCTATGGGAGATCCTGCCACTGTGATTCGATCGCTGACATTTGCAACTAATCGAAGAACTTATGGGCCGTTTGGAGCTGAAGATGGAACCAGattttcatttccaattaTGGGGACAAATATCGTTGGTGTCAATGGCAGATCTGGTTGGTACCTTGATGCGATCGGACTCTACTTAGGAACAACTCAAAA AACGAAGGCTGAGATGGAGCCTGCAGCTTCACCAGCACCCGAAATTCAAGAGGTGCCCTCTAAGCTGAGACAATATGGTGGTGAAGGTGGGGATGGTTGGGAAGATATGTTTCGGTCAATGAGACGGCTTGTGGTTCGTCATGGATTGTGGATTGACTCCATTCAGTTTGAATATGAAGATGATAATGGAAACATAGTGTGGTCTAGGAAGCATGGTGGAGATGGAGGATCCCCATCAGAG GTTGTTTTGGGATTTCCAGGGGAGCATCTTGTATCCATTCATGGCTACTACAGTGATCTTCTTAGTTGGGGACTTGGAATCACTGTGATTCGATCCTTAACTCTGGAAACCAATAAGAAGACCTATGGGCCATTTGGAGTTGAAGATGGTTCCAAATTTTCATATCCAACTGTTGGGTCGAAGGTCGTGGGCTTCCACGGCAGATCTGGATGGTATCTTGATGCAATTGGACTCCACGTAGTGTCGATTCAAGAGTA TTTCTTACTGCAGGAAGACAAAGGTTCCTGGAATCCGGCGGCGTCTAACACTTGGGACGACGGAGTTTATTCTACGATCAGACGGATCGTAGTTTATGAGAGAGAGTGGATCTGTTCAATTCAGATTGAGTATGATCAGAATGGAGAATCATTTTGGTCGCCGAAACATGGTGAAGACGAAGGTTCCAAATCGGAG GTTGTTATAGATTATCCGGATGAGtacttaatttcaatttacGGATACTATGGCTGCATACATAATTGGGGAAACGACGTCACTGTGATTCGATCATTGACTTTGGAAACCAACATTAGAAGTTATGGACCCTTTGgagttgaagaagggaacaaattttcatttccagTAACTGGATCGAAGATTGTTGGGTTCCATGGAAAATCTGCTCGGTACCTCAATGCAATTGGAGTTCATGTCCAAACAATTCAAAA AATTGGGCTCCAGCCTGAGTCTCAGCCGAAGCACTTGAACTTGGGACAATATGGAGGCAAAGGTGGAGATCCTTGGGAGGAGACTTTTCAAACAATCAGACGGCTGGTAATTTATCATGGACTTTGGATCGACTCCATTCAAATGGAATATGAGGATGAGAATCAAAAGTTAATGTGGTCCAAGAAGCATGGTGGGGATGGAGGTTTCCGATCAGAG GTTGTTCTGGAGTTGGATGAGCATCTTGTTTTGGTTAATGGCTACTACAGTGACTTGCATAAGTGGGGAATTGCTGCCACTGTGATTCGATCATTCACTCTAAAAACCAATAAAAGAACTTACGGGCCATTTGGGATTGAAGATGGAACCAAATTTTCATTCCCATTTACAGGGCTAAAGATTGTTGGCATTCATGGAAGATCAAGCTCGTGTCTGGATGCAATTGGGGTGTCCGTACATACAACTCAAACCCAAAT AAAAGGGCTGGGGGCTGAGAAATTTAGCCTAGGAGAATGTGGAGGTGAAGGTGGAGAGCCTTGGGAGGTGGGTTTTAGGAGAATCAGGCAATTGGTTATTAGTCATGGACAGTGGATCGACTCCATTCAAATGGAATTTGAAGACGAGAATGGGGAGTTGGTTTGGTCCGAGAAGCATGGTGGAGATGGAGGTTCCGAGTCAGAG GTTGTTCTAGATTTTCCAGATGAGGAGCTTGTGACAATCCATGGGTACTATGACGATCTACAGTACTGGGGATTGGATGCCACCGTGATTCGATCCCTGACTCTGGAAACCAACAAAAGAACTTATGGGCCATTTGGGGTTGAAAATGGAACCAAGTTTTCATTCCCAACTGTTGGGGTAAAGATCGTCGGCGTTCATGGCAGATCTGGTTTGTATCTCGATGCCATTGGCCTTCTCGCCCTTTCAATTCAAGACTACTAG